Proteins from a genomic interval of Salinarchaeum sp. Harcht-Bsk1:
- a CDS encoding surface glycoprotein, with translation MTNDTSYRQKGRAVFLAAIMVLSVVAASAALTGGVAASHAGSSYDVEVQENQNPRVWDGQTIRFNFTTDDTYTVTGPDGSDLGDFDTDASGNHTLDSSTLPATGEYTVEDSSGSTVTNFTLTTQTLSASFGDSSINSGQNTTVTLDTNRAENFTVVASSDGADVSTVFGDQNITEVKGGLGTSTTVNATTAGLAAGTYNFTFEAHDSDASATATITVEEGTDEDATFDSQSYSTVVGDTTSFDLETMGQPDEVWLNISDDEGYYTATVLLNNTNYDDDNTLSLTWNTHNASQNGSTLGLTETNGDATVNVVNAEGAAIMADNLLNRSSTYTFESFVDDPMGSGEFRDVSSVRVNERSNGPVTVWTAPSSTNYGTLNASELVGASTQDNTIANDDLLVLQVETNGVYGYMADDLANFNTTGGLNLTLTETNTGPYSDGATVNIQDISGNSTLIKQPGEGQFLVAIDTAQVGSISAGSSWDAAFSIHESNPYVDSTISSTASLSVEERSLEITGDFSDGTLQLPNSDSAEVTAESNVAPGTAVNVRMNFPFQFVTTSGEIADDGTFSSAVNLSQFEAGTQFDTRVSLGTGLSKTVGSVITESGDGPTNATASFSVSANAPSEVEQGAQAQLGYSFTNDGDADGTVEYTVTVNGEEVDSGTANLSAGSSTSPMVYEFDTSSAGDVEWSVSTQHDSASGTLTVAESGGDDTGGDDTGGDDTGGDDTGGDTGGDDTGGDGDGDSDGDGGGQPGFGLVVALFALIGAALLALRRQN, from the coding sequence ATGACAAACGATACATCATATCGCCAAAAGGGACGCGCAGTGTTCCTGGCAGCGATTATGGTCCTTTCCGTCGTTGCGGCATCTGCAGCGCTCACCGGGGGCGTTGCGGCGTCGCACGCCGGATCGAGCTACGACGTGGAGGTTCAGGAGAACCAGAACCCCCGCGTCTGGGATGGCCAAACGATCAGATTCAATTTCACAACTGACGATACTTACACCGTAACCGGTCCGGATGGTTCCGACCTCGGTGACTTCGACACCGATGCCAGCGGGAACCACACCCTGGACTCCTCGACTCTCCCCGCGACGGGCGAGTACACTGTTGAGGACTCCAGCGGTTCCACCGTGACGAACTTCACCCTCACGACGCAGACGCTCTCTGCCTCGTTCGGTGACAGTTCGATCAACTCGGGTCAGAACACCACTGTAACTCTGGACACCAACCGAGCAGAGAACTTCACCGTCGTCGCCAGCTCCGATGGCGCTGACGTCTCGACGGTGTTCGGTGACCAGAACATCACTGAAGTGAAGGGTGGCCTTGGCACGTCGACGACTGTCAACGCCACAACTGCTGGCCTTGCTGCTGGCACGTACAACTTCACGTTCGAGGCTCACGACTCTGACGCGAGCGCAACGGCGACCATTACGGTCGAGGAAGGCACCGACGAGGACGCCACGTTCGACTCTCAGAGCTACTCGACGGTTGTCGGTGACACGACGTCCTTCGACCTCGAGACGATGGGTCAGCCGGACGAGGTCTGGCTGAACATCTCTGACGACGAGGGCTACTACACGGCCACCGTCCTCCTGAACAATACGAACTACGACGACGACAACACGCTCTCGCTCACGTGGAACACCCACAACGCGAGCCAGAACGGCAGCACGCTCGGCCTCACTGAGACTAACGGTGACGCCACCGTCAACGTCGTGAACGCCGAAGGCGCTGCCATCATGGCAGACAACCTGCTGAACCGCAGCAGCACCTACACCTTCGAGTCCTTCGTCGACGACCCGATGGGTAGCGGCGAATTCCGCGACGTCTCGTCCGTCCGCGTCAACGAGCGCTCGAACGGTCCGGTCACGGTCTGGACCGCTCCCTCGAGCACGAACTACGGTACGCTGAACGCGTCCGAACTGGTCGGCGCGTCCACGCAGGACAACACGATCGCGAACGACGACCTCCTCGTGCTGCAGGTCGAGACGAACGGCGTCTACGGCTACATGGCCGACGACCTGGCGAACTTCAACACGACCGGTGGTCTCAACCTGACGCTGACCGAGACCAACACCGGACCGTACAGCGACGGCGCTACGGTCAACATTCAGGACATCTCTGGTAACTCGACGCTGATCAAGCAGCCCGGCGAGGGTCAGTTCTTGGTCGCGATCGACACGGCTCAGGTTGGCAGCATCTCGGCTGGTTCCAGCTGGGACGCCGCATTCTCGATCCACGAGTCCAACCCGTACGTCGACTCCACTATCTCGTCCACTGCGTCCCTCAGCGTCGAGGAGCGCAGTCTCGAGATCACGGGTGACTTCTCGGACGGTACCCTCCAGCTGCCCAACTCGGACAGCGCGGAGGTCACTGCAGAGTCCAACGTGGCACCCGGTACGGCAGTCAACGTCCGGATGAACTTCCCGTTCCAGTTCGTCACGACCTCCGGTGAGATCGCCGACGACGGGACGTTCTCCTCGGCAGTCAACCTCTCGCAGTTCGAGGCTGGCACGCAGTTCGACACGCGGGTGAGTCTTGGCACCGGTCTTTCCAAGACCGTCGGCTCCGTGATCACGGAGTCCGGTGACGGCCCGACCAACGCGACGGCTTCCTTCAGCGTGTCCGCAAACGCGCCGTCCGAAGTCGAGCAGGGCGCGCAGGCCCAGCTCGGGTACTCGTTCACCAACGACGGCGACGCTGACGGTACGGTGGAGTACACGGTCACGGTCAACGGTGAGGAGGTCGACTCCGGCACCGCGAACCTGAGCGCTGGCTCGTCCACCTCGCCGATGGTCTACGAGTTCGACACCAGCTCCGCTGGTGACGTCGAGTGGTCCGTCTCCACCCAGCACGACAGTGCGTCCGGTACGCTCACTGTCGCCGAGAGCGGTGGCGACGACACCGGCGGTGACGACACCGGCGGCGACGACACTGGTGGCGACGACACCGGCGGCGACACCGGTGGCGACGACACTGGTGGCGACGGCGACGGTGACTCCGACGGCGACGGCGGCGGGCAGCCCGGCTTCGGGCTGGTCGTTGCTCTCTTCGCCCTGATCGGCGCTGCGCTGCTGGCGCTCCGCCGTCAGAACTAA
- a CDS encoding DUF192 domain-containing protein: MRVVHEPADGSPRPLATDVDTADWLLPKAIGLMGRSSIPEDYAMIFDFGTPTTRSVHMLFVRTPIDVVWTENDRVERVETLAPWTGHARARSDRFIELAPGAASDVEPGDRVVVEE, translated from the coding sequence GTGCGCGTGGTACACGAGCCGGCGGATGGAAGCCCGCGGCCGCTGGCGACGGACGTCGACACGGCCGACTGGCTGCTCCCGAAAGCGATCGGGCTGATGGGCCGATCCTCGATCCCCGAGGACTACGCGATGATCTTCGACTTCGGCACGCCGACGACCCGGAGCGTCCACATGCTGTTCGTCCGGACGCCGATAGACGTGGTCTGGACGGAGAACGATCGGGTCGAGCGGGTGGAGACGCTCGCGCCCTGGACGGGGCACGCGCGTGCGCGAAGTGACCGATTTATCGAACTCGCACCAGGGGCAGCGAGCGACGTCGAACCCGGTGATCGGGTCGTGGTCGAGGAGTGA
- a CDS encoding 2-isopropylmalate synthase: MGFSDTPIDDQTEVSLLDTTLRDGEQAPGVSLTPEEKAEIAQALDRAQVDVIEAGSACTGEGERRTIRRVADLDLDATVTSFSRGIKRDVELALDCGVDGINLVVPASDRHVETKVDSTREDVIASTEELVEFAVDQGLWVEVIGEDGSRADLEFLEELMATALDAGADRVCYADTVGHAGPERAYEVVSALSDLGPTSAHTHDDLGLGVTNALAAIDAGADMVHATVNGVGERAGNAALEEIVIALEHVYGIETVETEQLYELGQTVANATGIELPPNKAVLGENAFTHESGIHTDGTLKDDAMYEPYAPETVGRERRIVAGKHTGRAGAKAALEEHGIDVDGEELDKIVERVKAIGDRGKRVTDADLMTIAEEVTDGERERLVELVDMTAASGGGTPTASVRLLVDGEEHQAAATGSGPVDAAISAVRAVLGEKTASLDSYEVDAITGGHDAVVTVEVEMSRGDRSVSVRSSDADITTASVEAMVEALDRLLASDEDTEALLADD; this comes from the coding sequence GTGGGATTCTCCGATACGCCGATCGACGACCAGACCGAGGTATCGCTGCTGGACACGACGCTGCGCGACGGCGAGCAGGCGCCGGGCGTCTCCCTGACCCCCGAGGAAAAGGCCGAGATCGCGCAGGCGCTCGACCGGGCCCAGGTCGACGTCATCGAGGCCGGATCGGCCTGCACCGGCGAGGGCGAGCGACGGACGATCCGCAGAGTCGCGGACCTCGACCTCGACGCCACGGTCACGAGCTTCTCTCGGGGGATCAAGCGCGACGTCGAACTGGCGCTCGACTGCGGCGTCGACGGGATCAACCTGGTCGTCCCCGCCAGCGACCGCCACGTCGAGACGAAGGTCGACTCGACGCGGGAGGACGTCATCGCGTCGACGGAGGAACTCGTCGAGTTCGCCGTCGACCAGGGGCTCTGGGTCGAGGTCATCGGCGAGGACGGCTCGCGAGCGGACCTGGAATTCCTCGAGGAGCTGATGGCCACCGCACTCGACGCCGGCGCCGATCGGGTCTGCTACGCGGACACGGTCGGCCACGCCGGCCCCGAGCGGGCCTACGAGGTAGTGTCCGCGCTGTCCGACCTGGGCCCCACGAGTGCGCACACGCACGACGACCTGGGACTGGGCGTCACGAACGCCCTCGCCGCGATCGACGCCGGTGCCGACATGGTACACGCCACGGTCAACGGCGTCGGCGAGCGGGCAGGCAATGCTGCTCTCGAGGAGATCGTCATCGCGCTCGAGCACGTCTACGGCATCGAGACCGTCGAAACCGAACAGCTCTACGAACTCGGCCAGACCGTCGCGAACGCGACCGGCATCGAACTGCCGCCGAACAAGGCCGTTCTCGGCGAGAACGCCTTCACCCACGAGTCCGGCATCCACACCGACGGCACGCTCAAGGACGACGCGATGTACGAGCCCTACGCGCCCGAGACCGTGGGTCGCGAGCGCCGGATCGTCGCCGGCAAACACACCGGCCGCGCTGGAGCGAAGGCGGCACTGGAAGAGCACGGGATCGACGTCGACGGCGAGGAACTGGACAAGATCGTCGAGCGCGTCAAGGCGATCGGTGATCGTGGGAAGCGCGTCACCGACGCCGACCTCATGACGATCGCCGAGGAGGTCACCGACGGCGAGCGCGAGCGCCTCGTCGAACTGGTGGACATGACTGCAGCAAGCGGCGGCGGAACGCCCACCGCGAGCGTCCGGCTCCTCGTCGACGGCGAGGAGCACCAGGCCGCGGCGACCGGGTCGGGGCCCGTCGACGCCGCGATCTCCGCGGTTCGAGCGGTCCTGGGTGAGAAGACCGCGAGCCTCGATTCCTACGAGGTCGACGCGATCACCGGCGGCCACGACGCCGTCGTGACCGTCGAGGTCGAGATGTCCCGTGGTGATCGGTCCGTGTCCGTTCGATCGTCGGACGCCGACATCACGACCGCGAGCGTCGAGGCGATGGTCGAGGCGCTCGATCGACTCCTCGCGAGCGACGAGGACACCGAGGCGCTGCTCGCGGACGACTGA
- a CDS encoding MoxR family ATPase, with protein MDVSAASDRSSAVVDEVLEAVIADREFVETVLTGVLARGHVLLEDVPGTGKTLTANSLATALGLEFSRIQFTPDLLPADVTGTHVFNEADRSFEFTEGPIFANVVLADEINRAPPKTQAALLEAMEEEQVTVDGDTHQLPDPFFVIATQNPVEQEGTFELPEAQVDRFLVKTTLGYPEEAGELELLRRRAGRSDRAPTVGSVLDADAVRELREVPEGVHVEPDVLEYIAAVGRATRIRPQVQTGVSPRGTQRLFEAARAHAVIDGRDFVTPDDVRRVALPVLSHRLVLTPEAAVEGVDTDEIVEDVLDSVPVPTVEPTV; from the coding sequence ATGGACGTTTCTGCTGCCAGCGATCGGAGCAGTGCGGTCGTGGACGAGGTGCTCGAGGCGGTCATCGCCGATCGAGAGTTCGTGGAGACAGTGCTGACCGGCGTCCTCGCACGGGGGCACGTCCTGCTCGAAGACGTGCCCGGAACGGGGAAGACGCTCACCGCGAACTCCCTCGCGACGGCGCTCGGGCTGGAGTTCTCCCGGATCCAGTTCACGCCGGACCTCCTGCCCGCCGACGTCACCGGGACCCACGTGTTCAACGAAGCGGATCGTAGCTTCGAGTTTACCGAGGGTCCGATCTTCGCGAACGTCGTCCTCGCCGACGAGATCAACCGGGCGCCGCCGAAGACCCAGGCCGCCCTCCTCGAGGCGATGGAGGAAGAACAGGTCACCGTCGACGGCGACACCCACCAGCTACCCGATCCCTTCTTCGTCATCGCGACGCAGAACCCCGTCGAGCAGGAGGGAACCTTCGAGTTGCCGGAGGCCCAGGTCGACCGATTCCTCGTGAAGACGACGCTCGGCTACCCCGAGGAGGCCGGCGAACTCGAACTCCTCCGTCGCCGCGCGGGTCGGAGCGACCGCGCGCCGACCGTCGGCTCGGTGCTGGACGCCGACGCCGTCCGGGAGCTCCGTGAGGTCCCCGAGGGCGTCCACGTCGAACCGGACGTCCTCGAGTACATCGCCGCGGTCGGACGGGCAACCAGGATTCGCCCGCAGGTCCAGACCGGCGTCTCCCCGCGTGGAACCCAGCGCCTCTTCGAGGCTGCCCGGGCCCACGCGGTGATCGACGGGCGGGACTTCGTCACGCCGGACGACGTCCGCCGCGTCGCACTTCCCGTCCTCTCCCATCGGCTGGTCCTCACGCCCGAAGCTGCCGTCGAGGGCGTGGACACCGACGAGATCGTCGAGGACGTGCTCGACAGCGTCCCCGTGCCCACCGTCGAACCGACGGTCTGA
- a CDS encoding ABC transporter ATP-binding protein: MSVENTRQTGDEALISLEDVEVHFEESQGIFDFSDPDVVRAVDGVSLDIFEEDVVALVGESGCGKTTLGKTCIGLQRPTGGSVKYRGQDIWDAKDGKGDVEIPYKDIRRSLQIIHQDPGSSLNPNRRVMKILEAPLKRWQSQMSAGDRRGQVLAMLEEVGMTPPDDYAGRYPHQLSGGEKQRVALVRALLMDPDLILADEAVSALDVSLRVEMMDLMLDLQDKFDTSFVFVSHDLSNARYFAAHSGGRIGVMYLGELVEIGPAEKIINNPQHPYTKVLRWATPDLAPGSQGSEKPPVRKIDIPDPQNPPPGCRFHTRCPEARQVCMEQTPPEYSTEELHETKCFREDDSHEYWSSPQITDDSDETSGLYSEADD, from the coding sequence ATGAGCGTAGAGAACACCCGACAGACCGGTGACGAGGCTCTCATCTCGCTGGAAGACGTCGAAGTCCACTTCGAGGAGAGTCAGGGTATCTTCGACTTCAGCGATCCGGACGTCGTTCGCGCAGTCGACGGTGTCAGTCTCGATATCTTCGAGGAGGACGTCGTCGCACTGGTCGGCGAGTCCGGCTGTGGGAAGACGACGCTCGGCAAGACCTGCATCGGGCTACAACGCCCGACGGGTGGCAGCGTCAAGTACCGCGGCCAGGACATCTGGGACGCCAAGGACGGCAAGGGCGACGTCGAGATTCCCTACAAGGACATCCGGCGTTCCCTGCAGATTATCCACCAGGACCCCGGTTCGTCGCTGAACCCGAACCGCCGGGTCATGAAGATTCTCGAAGCTCCGCTCAAGCGCTGGCAGAGCCAGATGAGCGCGGGCGACCGCCGCGGGCAGGTGCTCGCCATGCTCGAGGAGGTCGGGATGACGCCGCCGGACGACTACGCCGGTCGGTATCCCCACCAGCTCTCGGGCGGCGAGAAGCAGCGCGTCGCGCTGGTTCGCGCCCTGCTGATGGACCCGGACCTGATCCTGGCCGACGAGGCCGTCAGCGCACTCGACGTGTCGCTTCGGGTCGAGATGATGGACCTCATGCTGGATCTGCAGGACAAGTTCGACACGTCGTTCGTGTTCGTCTCGCACGACCTGTCGAACGCGCGCTACTTCGCGGCCCACAGCGGCGGCCGCATCGGCGTGATGTACCTCGGCGAGCTCGTCGAGATCGGTCCCGCCGAGAAGATCATCAACAACCCCCAGCATCCCTACACCAAGGTGTTGCGCTGGGCGACGCCGGACCTCGCGCCCGGCAGCCAGGGCAGCGAGAAACCGCCGGTGCGCAAGATCGACATCCCGGACCCGCAGAACCCGCCGCCGGGCTGTCGGTTCCACACGCGCTGTCCGGAAGCGCGGCAGGTCTGCATGGAGCAGACGCCGCCGGAGTACTCCACCGAGGAGCTCCACGAGACGAAGTGTTTCCGAGAGGACGACTCACACGAGTACTGGTCGAGTCCGCAGATCACCGACGACTCGGACGAAACCAGCGGCCTCTACTCCGAGGCCGACGACTGA
- a CDS encoding ABC transporter ATP-binding protein, which produces MHNTSDPILELRNTEVVFEMSRGVSRVLDNVDLDIQRGEILGIVGESGSGKSMLASAMLDAVVDPGVLSGQITYYPDDRDPVNVLGLSDEELRKLRWEDISMVFQGAMSSFNPTMSIKGHFVETLEAHDYDREEGMDRARQLLADLYLDPERVLKSYPHELSGGMRQRALIALSVVLEPDVLVMDEPTAALDLLMQRSILSLLQGLKDKYDLTMVFITHDLPLVAELADRMSVMYAFELVEKGSTEEILRNAAHPYTRALLNSTPNLDAPLSEMRSIDGSAPDPVNVPEGCSYHPRCPLADEQCTAEAPDFHEVSDTHRVECFHWEDASEAIPFNIDQQQATPEEEAQ; this is translated from the coding sequence ATGCACAACACGTCGGATCCGATCCTCGAGCTCCGGAACACCGAGGTCGTCTTCGAGATGAGTCGCGGGGTCTCCCGCGTGCTCGACAACGTCGACCTGGACATCCAGCGCGGGGAGATCCTCGGCATCGTCGGCGAGAGTGGCTCCGGAAAGTCCATGCTCGCCTCCGCGATGCTCGATGCGGTCGTCGATCCCGGCGTGCTCTCGGGCCAGATCACCTACTATCCCGACGACAGGGATCCGGTGAACGTCCTGGGGCTGAGCGACGAGGAGCTCCGAAAGCTTCGCTGGGAGGACATCTCGATGGTCTTCCAGGGAGCGATGAGTTCGTTCAACCCGACGATGTCGATCAAGGGCCACTTCGTCGAGACGCTCGAGGCCCACGACTACGACCGAGAGGAGGGGATGGACCGGGCCAGACAGCTCCTGGCCGACCTCTACCTCGACCCCGAACGCGTACTCAAGTCGTACCCCCACGAGCTGAGTGGCGGGATGCGACAGCGGGCGCTCATCGCACTGTCGGTCGTGCTCGAGCCCGACGTGCTCGTCATGGACGAGCCGACGGCCGCGCTCGACCTGCTGATGCAGCGTTCGATCCTCTCCCTGCTGCAGGGACTCAAGGACAAGTACGACCTGACGATGGTGTTCATCACCCACGACCTGCCGCTCGTCGCCGAGCTGGCGGATCGGATGTCGGTGATGTACGCCTTCGAACTCGTCGAGAAGGGATCGACGGAGGAGATCCTTCGAAACGCGGCCCACCCGTACACGCGGGCACTGCTGAACTCAACGCCGAACCTCGACGCGCCGCTCTCAGAGATGCGTTCGATCGACGGTTCCGCGCCGGACCCGGTGAACGTGCCGGAGGGCTGTTCCTACCACCCGCGGTGCCCGCTCGCCGACGAGCAGTGCACGGCGGAGGCTCCGGACTTCCACGAGGTCAGCGACACCCACAGAGTGGAGTGCTTCCACTGGGAGGACGCGTCGGAGGCGATTCCGTTCAACATCGACCAACAGCAAGCGACCCCTGAGGAGGAAGCACAATGA
- a CDS encoding ABC transporter permease, with amino-acid sequence MKVKPTERDEVMTDGGNAMFEDAEATDVGPAQQFKEVLYEGVVAPAKIAWSDWRTKTGIVILGSFVVIALLVMSHRNGIDILNTLIGPVSPWELAEPTSSYGCSGGKGGECAVGYPNSRQPFTYWDTPLGTDGSGRDLLSAVIWSTPRMLKMIVAGGVFSIAMATIVGTVAGYKGGTTNTVLMTLTDIGMSIPGLPLVIVLIAVIDPQSPYVIGTLIVINVWAGLARTIQSQVLSVREQSYVEASRTMGVSTPRIIQKDILPNLMPYIMVNFVYAARRVIYDSVALFFLGFLTFETIANWGLMMQWARANGNALTVPEARYQILVPMVPIVVLSFGLILLSQGTDRLFNPRVRTRHEGETVEEEGEDEEIQPAMM; translated from the coding sequence ATGAAGGTGAAGCCTACTGAACGAGACGAGGTCATGACGGACGGCGGCAACGCCATGTTCGAGGACGCCGAGGCCACCGACGTCGGCCCGGCCCAGCAGTTCAAGGAAGTCCTCTACGAGGGCGTGGTCGCTCCCGCGAAGATCGCCTGGTCGGACTGGCGGACGAAGACCGGGATCGTGATCCTCGGGAGTTTCGTGGTCATCGCGCTGCTGGTGATGTCGCACCGGAACGGGATCGACATCCTGAACACCCTCATCGGCCCCGTCTCACCGTGGGAGCTCGCCGAACCGACGAGTTCCTACGGCTGCAGTGGGGGCAAGGGTGGCGAGTGTGCGGTCGGCTATCCCAACTCGCGGCAGCCGTTCACGTACTGGGACACGCCACTCGGCACCGACGGCAGTGGACGTGACCTGCTATCCGCGGTCATCTGGAGCACGCCGCGCATGCTCAAGATGATCGTCGCAGGCGGCGTGTTCTCGATCGCGATGGCGACGATCGTCGGCACGGTCGCGGGCTACAAGGGTGGCACCACGAACACGGTGCTGATGACCCTGACCGACATCGGGATGTCGATCCCCGGCCTTCCGCTGGTGATCGTCCTGATCGCGGTCATCGACCCGCAGTCGCCGTACGTGATCGGCACGCTGATCGTGATCAACGTCTGGGCGGGGCTCGCCCGAACGATCCAATCACAGGTGCTCTCGGTTCGCGAACAGTCCTACGTCGAAGCGTCCAGGACGATGGGCGTCAGTACGCCCAGGATCATCCAGAAGGATATCTTGCCGAATCTGATGCCGTACATCATGGTCAACTTCGTCTACGCGGCACGGCGAGTGATCTACGACAGCGTCGCGCTGTTCTTCCTGGGCTTCCTGACGTTCGAGACTATCGCGAACTGGGGGCTGATGATGCAGTGGGCCCGTGCGAACGGCAACGCGTTGACCGTTCCGGAAGCCCGCTACCAGATCCTCGTCCCGATGGTACCGATCGTCGTCCTGTCGTTCGGTCTGATCCTGCTCTCGCAGGGAACCGATCGACTCTTCAACCCGCGCGTTCGCACGCGACACGAAGGTGAAACCGTGGAGGAGGAGGGCGAGGACGAAGAGATCCAGCCCGCCATGATGTAA
- a CDS encoding ABC transporter permease, protein MNWYVKRTGQALFTLWSVVTLAFILVQQMPGNMVQRYVDQVLRNRPNANPEQVRQSIENQLVYDPDAPLWESYLTYMENLIIEQNLGYSIEAGENLNSVMADAVPWTLFVMSIATFGLFGFSLMLGAIMAYKEGSIFDLSNTVLGIVTTSVPYYVAGILLIIYVGYGDGLILDWFPVRNRLPADVDPGFTLAFVVGAFQHAILPALSYILTAYGLLALSMRGNSIQTLGEDYVRVAELRGLPSRRIALRYVGRNAVLPLYTSLLISIGFMLGASVILEQIFQYQGVGFWMFRGIENRDIPLMMSVFLLITITVVIATFFADLSYGWLDPRIKSGDEGEAY, encoded by the coding sequence ATGAACTGGTACGTAAAACGGACCGGGCAGGCGCTGTTTACGCTCTGGTCAGTCGTGACGCTGGCGTTCATCCTCGTGCAGCAGATGCCGGGGAACATGGTCCAGCGATACGTCGACCAGGTTCTGAGGAACCGTCCCAACGCGAACCCCGAGCAGGTTCGACAGAGCATCGAGAACCAGCTGGTGTACGATCCGGACGCACCGCTGTGGGAGTCGTACCTGACGTACATGGAGAACCTCATCATCGAACAGAACCTGGGGTACTCCATCGAAGCCGGTGAGAATCTGAACTCGGTGATGGCCGACGCCGTCCCGTGGACGCTGTTCGTGATGTCCATCGCGACGTTCGGGCTGTTCGGATTCTCTCTCATGCTCGGTGCCATCATGGCATACAAGGAGGGATCGATCTTCGACCTCTCGAACACCGTCCTCGGCATCGTGACGACTTCCGTTCCCTACTACGTTGCAGGGATCCTCCTGATCATCTACGTCGGGTACGGAGACGGCCTCATCCTCGACTGGTTCCCCGTACGGAACCGGCTGCCGGCCGACGTGGATCCGGGATTCACGCTCGCGTTCGTCGTCGGGGCATTCCAGCACGCAATACTGCCTGCACTGTCCTACATCCTCACAGCGTACGGACTCCTCGCGCTGTCGATGCGAGGCAACAGCATTCAGACGCTGGGTGAAGACTACGTTCGGGTCGCGGAGCTCCGTGGACTCCCGTCCCGTCGGATCGCACTGCGGTACGTCGGTCGGAACGCCGTCCTGCCGCTATACACCAGCCTCCTGATCTCGATCGGGTTCATGCTCGGGGCGTCGGTCATTCTCGAGCAGATCTTCCAGTATCAGGGGGTCGGCTTCTGGATGTTCCGGGGCATCGAGAACAGGGACATCCCACTGATGATGTCGGTGTTCCTGCTGATTACGATCACCGTCGTTATCGCGACGTTCTTCGCCGACCTGAGTTACGGGTGGCTGGATCCGCGGATCAAATCGGGTGATGAAGGTGAAGCCTACTGA